A single region of the Solwaraspora sp. WMMD406 genome encodes:
- the urtA gene encoding urea ABC transporter substrate-binding protein: MPRRFRGGLAALCILSTLVAATACAEDPTASGGDTDSDTIKVGILHSLSGTMAISEVTVRDAELLAIEEINAAGGVLGKQIEPVVEDGASDWPTFAEKAQKLISQDKVATVFGGWTSASRKAMLPVFERNKALLWYPVQYEGLESSPYIFYTGATTNQQIVPGLDYLKEQGHQTIFLVGSDYVFPRTANKIIKAYAEANGMQVVGEEYTPLGHTEYSTVVNKLQQAQPDAVFNTLNGDSNVAFFKQLTSAGITADAMPTVSVSVAEEEVVGIGPENVAGHLVAWNYYQTTEGDRNTEFVEAFKAKYGADKVTSDPMEAGYNAVYLWAAAVEAAGTTEVEAVKEAAGGISIDAPEGKVTIDGDNQHVHKTARIGVVQPDGQIQEVWNSGEPIKPDPYLTGYDWAEGLS, encoded by the coding sequence ATGCCACGACGCTTCCGGGGCGGCCTCGCCGCGCTCTGTATATTGTCGACATTGGTTGCGGCCACGGCGTGCGCGGAGGATCCCACCGCCTCCGGCGGCGACACGGACTCCGACACGATCAAGGTCGGGATCCTGCACTCGCTGAGCGGCACCATGGCGATCAGCGAAGTCACCGTACGCGACGCGGAGCTGCTCGCGATCGAGGAGATCAACGCCGCCGGTGGCGTGCTGGGCAAGCAGATCGAACCCGTCGTCGAGGACGGTGCCTCGGACTGGCCCACGTTCGCCGAGAAGGCCCAGAAGCTGATCTCCCAGGACAAGGTCGCCACCGTCTTCGGTGGCTGGACGTCGGCCAGCCGTAAGGCGATGCTGCCGGTCTTCGAGCGCAACAAGGCGCTGCTGTGGTACCCGGTGCAGTACGAAGGGCTGGAAAGCTCGCCGTACATCTTCTACACCGGAGCCACCACCAACCAGCAGATCGTGCCCGGCCTGGACTATCTCAAGGAGCAGGGCCACCAGACGATCTTCCTGGTCGGCAGCGACTACGTCTTCCCGCGTACCGCCAACAAGATCATCAAGGCGTACGCCGAAGCCAACGGCATGCAGGTCGTCGGCGAGGAGTACACCCCGCTCGGCCACACCGAGTACAGCACCGTGGTCAACAAGCTGCAGCAGGCCCAACCCGACGCGGTGTTCAACACCCTCAACGGCGACAGCAACGTCGCCTTCTTCAAGCAGCTGACCAGCGCCGGCATCACCGCCGACGCGATGCCGACCGTCTCGGTCAGCGTCGCCGAGGAAGAAGTCGTCGGCATCGGCCCGGAGAACGTCGCCGGACACCTGGTGGCATGGAACTACTACCAGACCACCGAAGGCGACCGGAACACCGAGTTCGTCGAGGCCTTCAAGGCCAAGTACGGCGCCGACAAGGTCACCTCCGACCCGATGGAAGCCGGCTACAACGCCGTCTACCTGTGGGCGGCGGCCGTCGAAGCGGCCGGCACCACCGAGGTCGAAGCCGTCAAGGAAGCCGCCGGCGGGATCAGCATCGACGCCCCCGAAGGCAAGGTCACCATCGACGGCGACAACCAGCACGTCCACAAGACGGCCCGGATCGGCGTGGTGCAGCCCGACGGCCAGATCCAAGAGGTGTGGAACTCCGGCGAACCCATCAAGCCGGACCCATACCTGACCGGCTACGACTGGGCCGAAGGCCTGTCCTGA
- a CDS encoding acyl-ACP desaturase, whose protein sequence is MSQTALLIELEPVVATNLDRHLSLAKEWFPHEYVPWSDGRTFDGPLGGEPWSPEDFSIPEVARTALVVNLLTEDNLPSYHHEIATLFGRDGAWGTWVHRWTAEEGRHGTAIRDYLTVTRAVDPVALERARMVHMSNGYANVHSDEVLHSLAYVSFQELATRISHRNTGKATGDPLCERLLARVAADENLHMMFYRNLLGAAFELAPSQAMRAVADVVADFQMPGVGIDGFARKSVAIAMAGIYDLRQHHDEVLSPVLRQWDIWNVTGLDADGEAAREQLADQMAQMDTAAARFEARREERRARNR, encoded by the coding sequence ATGTCCCAGACCGCCCTGCTGATCGAACTGGAGCCGGTGGTCGCCACCAACCTCGACCGGCATCTGAGCCTGGCCAAGGAGTGGTTCCCGCACGAGTACGTACCGTGGAGCGACGGGCGCACCTTCGACGGCCCGCTCGGCGGCGAACCCTGGTCACCGGAGGACTTCAGCATCCCCGAGGTCGCCCGTACCGCCCTGGTGGTGAACCTGCTCACCGAAGACAACCTGCCCTCGTACCATCACGAGATCGCCACTCTGTTCGGCCGCGACGGCGCGTGGGGCACGTGGGTGCACCGGTGGACCGCCGAGGAGGGCCGGCACGGCACCGCGATCCGCGATTACCTGACCGTCACCCGGGCGGTGGATCCGGTCGCGCTGGAGCGGGCCCGGATGGTGCACATGTCCAACGGCTACGCCAACGTGCACAGCGACGAGGTGCTGCACTCGCTGGCGTACGTGTCGTTCCAGGAGCTGGCCACCCGGATCTCGCACCGCAACACCGGCAAAGCCACCGGCGACCCGCTGTGTGAGCGGCTGCTGGCCCGGGTCGCCGCCGACGAGAACCTGCACATGATGTTCTATCGCAATCTGCTCGGCGCGGCGTTCGAGCTGGCCCCGAGCCAGGCGATGCGGGCCGTGGCGGACGTGGTCGCCGACTTCCAGATGCCCGGGGTCGGCATCGACGGGTTCGCCCGCAAGTCGGTGGCGATCGCCATGGCCGGCATCTACGACCTGCGCCAGCACCACGACGAGGTGCTCTCGCCGGTGCTGCGCCAGTGGGACATCTGGAACGTGACCGGGCTGGACGCCGACGGCGAGGCGGCCCGCGAGCAGCTCGCCGACCAGATGGCGCAGATGGACACCGCCGCCGCCCGGTTCGAGGCACGACGCGAGGAGCGGCGCGCCCGCAATCGCTGA
- the hisS gene encoding histidine--tRNA ligase, protein MSKPTPISGFPEWLPPQRMIEQYVIDRLRRTFELYGFAPLETRAVEPLDQLLRKGETSKEVYLLRRLQADPDAAASAGDDALGLHFDLTVPFARYVLENAGKLQFPFRRYQIQKVWRGERPQEGRYREFLQADIDIVDRDELAPHHEAELPLVIGDALASLPIPPVRIQVNNRKVCEGFYRGIGLTDPDAALRAIDKLDKIGPQRVAELLMSTAGAGESQAKACLSLAEISAPDASVADAVRGLGVEHPLLDEGLAELVVVLETAAAHAPGLCVADLRIARGLDYYTGTVYETQLRGYERFGSICSGGRYDDLASAGADRFPGVGISIGVSRLLGLLFGADALSISRPVPTCVLVALPAESDRPAGNQVADALRRRGIAVEVSPSAAKFGKQIRYAARRGIPYVWFPGVDGEPDSVKDIRSGAQQPAERSTWSPPASELTPTVSGGSAAAAD, encoded by the coding sequence ATGAGCAAGCCCACGCCGATCTCCGGCTTTCCGGAGTGGCTTCCCCCGCAGCGGATGATCGAGCAGTACGTGATCGACCGGCTGCGCCGCACCTTCGAGCTGTACGGCTTCGCGCCGCTGGAGACCCGGGCGGTCGAGCCGCTGGACCAGCTGCTGCGCAAGGGGGAGACCTCCAAGGAGGTCTACCTGCTGCGCCGGCTGCAGGCCGACCCGGACGCGGCGGCCTCGGCCGGCGACGACGCCCTCGGGCTGCACTTCGACCTGACCGTGCCGTTCGCCCGCTACGTGTTGGAGAACGCCGGCAAGCTGCAGTTCCCGTTCCGCCGCTACCAGATCCAGAAGGTGTGGCGGGGCGAGCGGCCGCAGGAGGGCCGCTACCGCGAGTTCCTGCAGGCCGACATCGACATCGTTGACCGCGACGAGCTGGCCCCGCACCACGAGGCGGAGTTGCCGCTGGTCATCGGGGACGCGTTGGCCAGTCTGCCGATCCCGCCGGTGCGGATCCAGGTCAACAACCGCAAGGTCTGCGAGGGTTTCTACCGGGGGATCGGGTTGACCGACCCGGACGCGGCGCTGCGGGCGATCGACAAGCTCGACAAGATCGGTCCGCAGCGGGTGGCCGAGCTGCTGATGAGTACGGCCGGGGCCGGCGAGAGCCAGGCGAAGGCGTGTCTGTCGCTGGCGGAGATCTCCGCGCCGGACGCCTCGGTCGCCGACGCGGTACGCGGCCTCGGGGTCGAGCACCCGCTGCTCGACGAAGGGCTCGCCGAGCTGGTCGTGGTGCTGGAGACGGCCGCCGCGCACGCGCCCGGCCTGTGCGTGGCCGACCTACGGATCGCCCGCGGGCTCGACTACTACACCGGCACGGTCTACGAGACCCAACTGCGGGGGTACGAGCGGTTCGGTTCGATCTGCTCGGGTGGCCGCTACGACGATCTCGCCTCGGCCGGGGCGGACCGCTTCCCGGGGGTGGGCATCTCGATCGGGGTGTCCCGGCTGCTGGGGTTGTTGTTCGGTGCCGACGCGTTGTCGATCTCCCGGCCGGTGCCGACCTGTGTGCTGGTGGCGTTGCCGGCCGAGTCCGACCGGCCGGCCGGCAACCAGGTCGCGGACGCGCTGCGGCGGCGGGGGATCGCCGTCGAGGTGTCGCCGTCGGCGGCGAAGTTCGGCAAGCAGATCCGGTACGCGGCACGGCGCGGCATTCCGTACGTGTGGTTCCCGGGGGTCGACGGGGAGCCGGACAGCGTCAAGGACATCCGGTCGGGTGCGCAGCAGCCGGCGGAGCGTTCGACCTGGTCACCGCCGGCGTCCGAGTTGACACCGACGGTGTCGGGCGGGTCGGCGGCGGCGGCCGACTGA
- a CDS encoding MBL fold metallo-hydrolase, whose protein sequence is MLITGFPAPAFGTNCYVVATGPGEQCVIVDPGIGVLDQLDAVVAEYRLHPAAVLLTHGHLDHTFSVAPVCGARGVTAYVHPGDRELLADPAKGLSADLAAMFGGRLPYTEPDDVAELTDGGVLTLAGLEVTVDHAPGHTGGSVLFRLPGAGSPWEAEQVCLAGDVLFAGSIGRTDLPGGSLPAMMASLRDKVLPLADDTVVLPGHGPATTIGRERADNPYLREVADLGVAPRARQTGL, encoded by the coding sequence GTGCTCATCACCGGGTTCCCGGCACCGGCCTTCGGCACCAACTGTTACGTGGTGGCGACCGGGCCGGGCGAGCAGTGTGTGATCGTCGACCCCGGCATCGGGGTGCTGGACCAGCTCGACGCGGTCGTCGCCGAGTATCGGCTGCACCCGGCCGCCGTGCTGCTCACCCACGGCCATCTCGACCACACCTTCTCGGTCGCGCCGGTGTGCGGCGCGCGCGGCGTCACCGCGTACGTGCATCCGGGGGACCGCGAGTTGCTGGCCGACCCGGCCAAGGGCCTGTCGGCGGACCTGGCCGCGATGTTCGGCGGCCGGCTGCCGTACACCGAGCCCGACGACGTCGCCGAGTTGACCGACGGAGGTGTGTTGACCCTGGCCGGGCTGGAGGTCACCGTCGACCACGCCCCCGGGCACACCGGCGGCTCGGTGCTGTTCCGGCTGCCCGGTGCCGGCTCGCCGTGGGAGGCCGAGCAGGTGTGCCTCGCCGGTGACGTGCTGTTCGCCGGGTCGATCGGCCGTACCGACCTGCCCGGTGGCAGCCTGCCGGCGATGATGGCCAGCCTGCGCGACAAGGTGCTGCCGCTGGCCGACGACACGGTCGTGCTGCCCGGCCACGGTCCGGCGACCACCATCGGGCGGGAACGCGCGGATAACCCGTACCTGCGGGAGGTTGCCGACCTCGGCGTCGCGCCCCGCGCCCGCCAGACCGGATTGTGA
- a CDS encoding peptidylprolyl isomerase translates to MASSRDRQRKLARAKLDRQMARRAATARRKRRVRAGVGAGLALLLVAGASAWALGAFDREPEPVAEAGPCTWTPQDPVANTDLKDVGMPETTDPPTSGVRLMTISTNQGDPITVELDLANAPCTAASFAHLASENFFDDTTCHEITDEGAILCGDPSGTGQGGPAYSYYSENVPTAPQPDPSADPADNPPLYPAGTVAAVGVPQGTNGSQFKIFFRDFTTEFPEYPIMGRVTGGMATVQAIGALPKVANDAGAEVKPDSDVVIETITVDEPYEPGTPAPTPSASSSADGQS, encoded by the coding sequence GTGGCTTCCAGCAGGGACCGGCAGCGCAAACTGGCGCGCGCCAAGCTCGACCGGCAGATGGCCCGGCGAGCCGCGACGGCGCGACGCAAGCGGCGAGTCCGCGCCGGTGTCGGCGCCGGTCTCGCGCTGCTACTCGTCGCGGGCGCGTCCGCGTGGGCACTCGGTGCGTTCGATCGCGAACCCGAACCGGTCGCGGAGGCCGGACCCTGCACCTGGACCCCGCAGGATCCGGTGGCCAACACCGATCTCAAAGACGTCGGCATGCCGGAGACGACCGATCCGCCGACCAGCGGCGTACGGCTGATGACGATCAGCACCAACCAGGGCGACCCGATCACCGTCGAACTCGACCTGGCCAACGCCCCCTGCACCGCGGCGAGCTTCGCCCATCTGGCCAGCGAGAACTTCTTCGACGACACCACCTGCCACGAGATCACCGACGAAGGCGCGATCCTCTGCGGTGACCCGAGCGGCACCGGGCAGGGCGGGCCGGCATACTCGTACTACAGCGAAAACGTGCCGACCGCGCCGCAGCCCGACCCCTCGGCGGACCCGGCCGACAACCCGCCGCTGTATCCGGCCGGTACGGTGGCCGCTGTCGGCGTGCCGCAGGGCACCAACGGCAGCCAGTTCAAGATCTTCTTCCGTGACTTCACCACCGAGTTCCCCGAGTACCCGATCATGGGGCGGGTCACCGGTGGAATGGCGACGGTCCAGGCGATCGGCGCGCTGCCGAAGGTGGCCAACGACGCCGGCGCCGAGGTCAAGCCGGATTCGGACGTCGTCATCGAGACCATCACCGTCGACGAGCCGTACGAGCCCGGCACCCCCGCGCCGACCCCGTCGGCCAGCAGCTCCGCCGACGGTCAGTCCTGA
- a CDS encoding peptidylprolyl isomerase, whose protein sequence is MTSTRERQRAAARARLEKEMAERAAAARKRRQLQAGVGAGLALVLVVAVVVWVVVAVGDDETETPQAEGEAVATTCVWNEVPAEQRRPTIKDVGLPPTTTPPDSGTQVMTLDTNFGEIQVTMNLADVPCTAASFHHLASQNFWDNTKCHRMFPGMLQCGDPSASGEGYRETDGTGGPTYQFANENLPVDDRPAYPAGVVAMANSGPDTNGSQFFFIYQDVELSPDYTVLGTVTEGLDVIQEATEAGHDGAFEPSPGGGHPNNDILINSLTVSDPQ, encoded by the coding sequence GTGACGTCGACCAGGGAGCGGCAACGTGCCGCGGCTCGGGCCCGCCTCGAAAAGGAGATGGCCGAACGCGCCGCGGCGGCTCGCAAGCGCCGTCAGCTGCAGGCCGGCGTCGGCGCCGGGCTCGCGCTGGTGCTCGTGGTGGCCGTCGTGGTGTGGGTGGTCGTCGCCGTCGGTGACGACGAGACCGAGACGCCACAGGCCGAGGGTGAGGCCGTCGCCACCACCTGCGTGTGGAACGAGGTCCCCGCCGAGCAGCGCCGCCCCACCATCAAGGACGTCGGCCTGCCGCCGACCACCACGCCGCCGGACAGCGGCACCCAGGTGATGACCCTGGACACCAACTTCGGTGAGATCCAGGTGACCATGAACCTCGCGGACGTGCCGTGCACCGCGGCGAGCTTCCACCACCTGGCCAGCCAGAACTTCTGGGACAACACCAAGTGCCACCGGATGTTCCCCGGCATGCTGCAGTGCGGCGACCCGAGCGCCAGCGGCGAGGGCTACCGGGAAACCGACGGTACGGGTGGCCCGACCTACCAGTTCGCCAACGAGAACCTTCCGGTCGACGACCGCCCCGCGTACCCGGCGGGTGTGGTGGCGATGGCCAACAGCGGGCCCGACACCAACGGCAGCCAGTTCTTCTTCATCTACCAGGACGTCGAACTGAGCCCGGACTACACGGTTCTCGGTACGGTCACCGAAGGGCTCGACGTGATCCAGGAGGCGACCGAGGCCGGACACGACGGGGCGTTCGAACCGTCGCCGGGCGGCGGTCACCCGAACAACGACATCCTGATCAACTCGCTGACCGTCAGCGACCCCCAGTAG
- a CDS encoding RelA/SpoT family protein: MSHDVAPSVEGTVHPTGEADPTPRTTPSEPPPIEPVTASSAAPSDGPQAAASTSPADAAPPANGRPPANGTVAATGGTHTNGTGGTHTNGTAPAASGFAFAGAPTGRRVRARLARFNSPWQSAHIQEVLEPLIATHQQSHPKADPRLLQRAFDLASKWHSGQYRKSGDPYITHPLAVATILANLGMDTTTLVAALLHDTIEDTGYTLDEMRTDFGGEVALLVDGVTKLDRVKLGDAAKAETIRKMVVAMAKDPRVLVIKLADRLHNMRTLTFLPKAKQEQKAKETLEILAPLAHRLGMNTVKWELEDLAFGTLFPKRYEEINRLIGEHQPQRDTQLRKVTQKVQVDLRAAKIKAEVTGRPKHLYSIYQKMIVRGRDFTDIYDLVGVRILVDTVRDCYAALGVIHANWQPVPGRFKDYIAMPKFNMYQSLHTTVIGPTGKPVEMQIRTFAMHRTAEFGIAAHWKYKELKGATVVGPPAHIDEMTWLRQLLDWQREASDPSEFLDALRFDLSSQEVYVFTPKGDVIPLPTGSTPVDFAYAVHTEVGHKCIGARVNGKLVPLESTLSNGDVIEIFTSKSATAGPTQDWLGFVKSPRARTKIRQYFNKERREEAIEAGKDAIAKAMRKQGMPLQRMLTTDSLMAIARDLHLADVAALYAAVGDSQVSAQTVVQRLMASFGGEEGAAEDLAESAVATRPPRDRHAGTDPGVVVRGVSDVWIKLARCCTPVPPDTVFGFVTRSGGVSVHRDDCVNAVDLRVQKERMVEVSWKLTSASTFLVAIQVEALDRHKLLADVTRVLSEERVNILSATVTTTRDRVAVSRFSFEMADPKHLGHLLAAVRKVDGVFDAYRVTSGS, encoded by the coding sequence GTGTCCCACGACGTCGCCCCTTCTGTGGAGGGCACTGTGCACCCGACTGGCGAGGCTGACCCGACGCCACGTACCACCCCGTCCGAGCCGCCGCCGATCGAACCGGTGACGGCAAGCTCGGCCGCGCCGTCCGACGGCCCGCAGGCCGCCGCGTCGACCAGCCCGGCCGACGCCGCCCCACCGGCCAACGGCAGGCCCCCGGCGAACGGCACCGTGGCCGCCACCGGCGGCACGCACACCAACGGCACCGGCGGCACCCACACGAACGGCACCGCCCCGGCGGCCAGCGGCTTCGCCTTCGCCGGCGCGCCGACCGGCCGTCGGGTCCGGGCCCGGCTGGCGCGGTTCAACTCCCCTTGGCAGTCCGCGCACATCCAGGAGGTGCTGGAGCCGCTCATTGCCACGCACCAGCAGAGCCACCCCAAGGCGGACCCGCGGCTGCTCCAGCGGGCGTTCGACCTGGCTTCCAAGTGGCATTCCGGGCAGTACCGCAAGTCGGGTGATCCGTACATCACCCACCCGCTGGCGGTCGCCACGATCCTCGCCAACCTCGGGATGGACACCACCACACTCGTCGCCGCGCTGCTGCACGACACGATCGAGGACACCGGCTACACCCTCGACGAGATGCGGACCGACTTCGGCGGCGAGGTCGCCCTGCTGGTCGACGGGGTGACCAAGCTCGACCGGGTCAAGCTCGGCGACGCGGCCAAGGCGGAGACGATCCGCAAGATGGTCGTCGCGATGGCCAAGGACCCCCGGGTGCTGGTGATCAAGCTGGCCGACCGGCTGCACAACATGCGGACGCTCACCTTCCTGCCCAAGGCCAAGCAGGAGCAGAAGGCCAAGGAGACCTTGGAGATCCTGGCTCCACTGGCCCACCGGCTCGGGATGAACACCGTGAAGTGGGAGTTGGAGGATCTCGCGTTCGGCACGCTGTTCCCCAAACGGTACGAGGAGATCAACCGGCTGATCGGGGAGCACCAGCCGCAGCGCGACACGCAGCTGCGCAAGGTGACCCAGAAGGTCCAGGTGGATCTTCGCGCGGCCAAGATCAAGGCCGAGGTGACCGGTCGCCCCAAGCACCTCTATTCGATCTATCAGAAGATGATCGTGCGCGGACGCGACTTCACCGACATCTACGACCTGGTCGGCGTACGGATCCTGGTCGACACGGTCCGCGACTGCTACGCGGCACTCGGGGTGATCCACGCGAACTGGCAGCCGGTACCCGGCCGGTTCAAGGACTACATCGCGATGCCCAAGTTCAACATGTACCAGTCGCTGCACACCACGGTGATCGGCCCGACCGGCAAGCCGGTGGAGATGCAGATCCGGACCTTCGCCATGCACCGGACCGCCGAGTTCGGCATCGCCGCGCACTGGAAGTACAAGGAACTCAAGGGCGCCACCGTCGTCGGCCCGCCGGCCCACATCGACGAGATGACCTGGCTGCGTCAGCTGCTCGACTGGCAGCGGGAGGCGAGCGACCCGAGCGAGTTCCTCGACGCGCTGCGCTTCGACCTGTCCAGCCAGGAGGTGTACGTCTTCACCCCCAAGGGTGACGTCATCCCGCTGCCCACCGGCTCCACCCCGGTCGACTTCGCCTACGCCGTCCACACCGAGGTCGGACACAAGTGCATCGGTGCGCGCGTCAACGGCAAACTGGTGCCTCTCGAATCGACGCTGTCCAACGGCGACGTCATCGAGATCTTCACGTCGAAGTCGGCCACCGCCGGCCCGACCCAGGACTGGCTCGGTTTCGTCAAGAGTCCGCGCGCCCGGACCAAGATCCGGCAGTACTTCAACAAGGAACGCCGTGAGGAGGCGATCGAGGCCGGCAAGGACGCGATCGCCAAGGCCATGCGCAAGCAGGGCATGCCGCTGCAGCGGATGCTGACCACCGACTCGCTGATGGCGATCGCCCGCGACCTGCACCTGGCAGACGTGGCGGCGCTGTACGCCGCCGTCGGCGACAGCCAGGTCTCCGCCCAGACGGTCGTCCAGCGGCTGATGGCCAGCTTCGGCGGGGAAGAAGGCGCGGCCGAGGATCTCGCCGAGTCTGCCGTCGCCACCCGTCCTCCCCGGGACCGCCACGCCGGCACCGATCCCGGCGTCGTGGTCCGTGGCGTCAGCGACGTCTGGATCAAACTGGCCCGCTGCTGCACCCCGGTCCCGCCGGACACCGTGTTCGGGTTCGTCACCCGGTCCGGTGGGGTCAGCGTGCACCGCGACGACTGCGTCAACGCCGTCGATCTGCGCGTGCAGAAGGAGCGCATGGTCGAGGTGAGCTGGAAGCTCACGTCGGCGTCGACGTTCCTGGTGGCGATCCAGGTCGAGGCACTCGACCGGCACAAGCTGCTGGCCGACGTCACCCGGGTGCTGTCCGAGGAGCGGGTCAACATCCTGTCTGCGACCGTGACGACCACGCGGGACCGGGTCGCGGTCAGCCGGTTCTCGTTCGAGATGGCCGACCCGAAGCACCTCGGGCACCTGCTCGCCGCCGTCCGCAAGGTCGACGGAGTCTTCGACGCCTACCGGGTCACGTCCGGAAGCTGA
- a CDS encoding adenine phosphoribosyltransferase: MVESQSPVIGDSGPEAAALVASRVLDVPDFPKPGIVFKDLMPLFADGPVFREVIDEIVGYHGAESFDVVAGIEARGFVLAAAIAYATGTGVVPVRKAGKLPRASFSASYALEYGEAVLEVHQDAFTADQRVLVVDDVLATGGTASATLDLVERAGGVVTGFSVLLELGFLAGRERLSPRAVHAMWRV, encoded by the coding sequence GTGGTGGAGAGCCAGTCACCGGTCATCGGGGACAGCGGACCCGAGGCGGCGGCACTCGTGGCGAGTCGGGTACTCGACGTGCCAGACTTTCCCAAACCGGGCATCGTGTTCAAGGATCTGATGCCGTTGTTCGCCGACGGACCGGTGTTTCGTGAGGTGATCGACGAGATCGTCGGCTACCACGGTGCCGAGTCGTTCGACGTGGTCGCCGGCATCGAAGCGCGAGGCTTCGTGCTGGCGGCGGCGATCGCGTACGCCACCGGCACCGGGGTGGTGCCGGTGCGCAAGGCCGGCAAGCTGCCACGAGCGTCGTTCTCCGCCTCCTACGCCCTGGAGTACGGCGAGGCGGTGCTGGAGGTGCACCAGGACGCGTTCACCGCCGACCAGCGGGTGCTGGTGGTGGACGACGTGCTGGCCACCGGCGGTACGGCGAGCGCGACGTTGGACCTGGTCGAACGGGCCGGCGGCGTCGTGACCGGGTTCAGCGTGCTTCTCGAACTCGGTTTTCTGGCCGGACGTGAGCGGTTGTCGCCCCGGGCGGTACACGCGATGTGGCGAGTGTGA
- the secF gene encoding protein translocase subunit SecF: MSGFAGRLYRGEANLPVVARRKTWFTIAAVIVVGSIASIIISGFNLGIEFRGGNEFQVPSSVGTLQQAEETLAAELGDLDADEPARVVSGQEVGDSTYLFRVSELGAEQVVTVKQGLAEEFGIAEDTISDSRVSAAWGGQVTQRALLGLAVFMVLVTIYLVLRFEARMAIAAVAGLVLDLVLTAGIYSVSGFEVTPSTVVGFLTILGFALYDVVVVFDKIQENTRSITGSSVQTYGEAANLAINQTLMRSINTSIVALLPVGGLLFIGAGLLGAGTLKDLGLVLFVGMGAAFFVSIFVSAPLVTLLKEQEPKYRMHTQRVQAKRASLAERDKTSAKRPSRTAAAPAETDADDDDSADDTDAAFAGSTPKVGARPGGKRQTGGGRGGRPGGGGGRKRPSGAKRR, encoded by the coding sequence ATGAGTGGTTTCGCTGGACGCCTGTACCGAGGTGAAGCCAACCTGCCGGTGGTCGCCCGCCGCAAGACCTGGTTCACCATCGCCGCCGTGATCGTCGTCGGCTCGATCGCCAGCATCATCATCAGCGGCTTCAACCTGGGCATCGAGTTCCGGGGCGGCAACGAGTTCCAGGTGCCGTCGAGTGTCGGCACCCTGCAGCAGGCCGAGGAGACCCTCGCCGCCGAGCTGGGTGACCTCGACGCCGACGAGCCGGCGCGGGTGGTGTCCGGGCAGGAGGTCGGGGACAGCACCTACCTGTTCCGGGTCTCGGAACTGGGTGCCGAGCAGGTCGTCACGGTCAAGCAAGGGTTGGCCGAGGAGTTCGGCATCGCCGAGGACACCATCAGCGACAGCCGGGTGAGCGCGGCCTGGGGTGGTCAGGTCACCCAGCGTGCGCTGCTGGGTCTGGCCGTCTTCATGGTGCTGGTCACGATCTACCTGGTGCTGCGCTTCGAAGCCCGGATGGCGATCGCCGCAGTCGCCGGCCTGGTCCTGGACCTGGTGCTCACCGCCGGGATCTACTCCGTGTCCGGGTTCGAGGTCACGCCGTCGACCGTCGTCGGCTTCCTCACCATTCTCGGTTTCGCGCTCTACGACGTCGTCGTGGTCTTCGACAAGATCCAGGAGAACACCCGGTCGATCACCGGCAGCAGCGTGCAAACGTACGGTGAAGCCGCCAACCTGGCCATCAACCAGACTTTGATGCGGTCGATCAACACCTCGATCGTGGCGCTGCTGCCCGTCGGTGGTCTGCTGTTCATCGGCGCCGGTCTGCTCGGTGCCGGCACGCTGAAGGACCTCGGCCTGGTGCTCTTCGTCGGTATGGGCGCCGCCTTCTTCGTCTCGATCTTCGTCTCCGCTCCGCTGGTGACGTTGCTCAAGGAGCAGGAGCCCAAGTACCGGATGCACACCCAACGAGTGCAGGCCAAGCGTGCCTCGTTGGCGGAGCGGGACAAGACGTCGGCCAAGCGGCCGAGCCGTACGGCCGCCGCACCGGCCGAGACCGACGCGGACGACGATGATTCGGCCGACGACACCGACGCCGCTTTCGCCGGCAGCACCCCCAAGGTCGGGGCCCGCCCGGGCGGCAAGCGCCAAACCGGCGGCGGACGCGGTGGCCGTCCCGGCGGCGGAGGCGGTCGGAAACGGCCCAGCGGGGCCAAGCGTCGCTGA